From Carya illinoinensis cultivar Pawnee chromosome 5, C.illinoinensisPawnee_v1, whole genome shotgun sequence, one genomic window encodes:
- the LOC122311004 gene encoding NAC domain-containing protein 104 isoform X2: protein MGDNNVNLPPGFRFYPTDEELVVHFLHRKALAEGNKWYFYSRKTQNRATSNGYWKAVGMEDPVNNSAGKKVGMKKYLVFYVGEAPSGIKTNWTMQEYRLSDSAASTSSTRSSKRRGHSKIDYSNWVICRVYERDDQDHDDGTELSCLDEVFLSLDDLDEISLPN from the exons ATGGGAGATAACAATGTTAACCTACCCCCTGGTTTCCGATTTTACCCTACAGATGAAGAGCTCGTGGTCCATTTCCTTCATC GCAAAGCTTTGGCAGAGGGTAACAAGTGGTACTTCTATAGCCGGAAGACGCAAAACAGAGCTACAAGTAACGGTTATTGGAAAGCTGTGGGCATGGAGGATCCGGTCAACAACAGCGCCGGCAAGAAGGTGGGAATGAAGAAATATTTGGTGTTTTACGTCGGAGAAGCTCCATCCGGCATCAAAACCAACTGGACAATGCAAGAATATCGTCTCTCAGATTCGGCTGCCTCTACCAGTAGTACTAGATCATCCAAAAGAAGAGGGCATTCAAAAATA GATTATAGTAACTGGGTAATATGCCGAGTGTATGAGCGTGATGATCAAGATCATGACGACGGGACAGAGCTCTCGTGCTTGGACGAAGTTTTCTTGTCATTGGATGATCTTGATGAGATTAGTTTGCCAAATTAA
- the LOC122311004 gene encoding NAC domain-containing protein 104 isoform X1 — translation MGDNNVNLPPGFRFYPTDEELVVHFLHRKATLLPCHPDVIPDLDLYPYDPWELDGKALAEGNKWYFYSRKTQNRATSNGYWKAVGMEDPVNNSAGKKVGMKKYLVFYVGEAPSGIKTNWTMQEYRLSDSAASTSSTRSSKRRGHSKIDYSNWVICRVYERDDQDHDDGTELSCLDEVFLSLDDLDEISLPN, via the exons ATGGGAGATAACAATGTTAACCTACCCCCTGGTTTCCGATTTTACCCTACAGATGAAGAGCTCGTGGTCCATTTCCTTCATCGTAAGGCCACTCTCTTACCTTGCCACCCGGATGTCATTCCCGATCTTGATCTTTATCCATATGATCCTTGGGAACTCGATG GCAAAGCTTTGGCAGAGGGTAACAAGTGGTACTTCTATAGCCGGAAGACGCAAAACAGAGCTACAAGTAACGGTTATTGGAAAGCTGTGGGCATGGAGGATCCGGTCAACAACAGCGCCGGCAAGAAGGTGGGAATGAAGAAATATTTGGTGTTTTACGTCGGAGAAGCTCCATCCGGCATCAAAACCAACTGGACAATGCAAGAATATCGTCTCTCAGATTCGGCTGCCTCTACCAGTAGTACTAGATCATCCAAAAGAAGAGGGCATTCAAAAATA GATTATAGTAACTGGGTAATATGCCGAGTGTATGAGCGTGATGATCAAGATCATGACGACGGGACAGAGCTCTCGTGCTTGGACGAAGTTTTCTTGTCATTGGATGATCTTGATGAGATTAGTTTGCCAAATTAA